Proteins encoded in a region of the Pangasianodon hypophthalmus isolate fPanHyp1 chromosome 21, fPanHyp1.pri, whole genome shotgun sequence genome:
- the LOC128317149 gene encoding uncharacterized protein LOC128317149 gives MSNIQLVQCVECRMFSHSSSVVSNSFICDKCMLVSSLTEKIAALEVRFQTLERVSESESSVVSVGESLDALGGVSNPPTPALEPSQGGEWVTTRRHNRKAKANAKARPQEHHSSPLHVSNRFALLSEAPAEKPERALVIGDSILRHVKLARPLGAAAALVRCIPGARAPDIAGNLRILGKHRFSKIVIHVGANDLRLRQSEVTKSNLVEVYKLAKAMSDAVVCSGPIPMRRGDVAYSRLCSLNCWMSRWCSENNVGFIDNWTNFEGKAGLLGRDGIHPTREGAGLISCSIAHSLRTGLVNLLRLKRLLLMKPLLIGSLMYCV, from the coding sequence ccgtcgttagcaatagctttatttgtgataaatgcatgttagttagctctctgacggagaagattgcagcattagaggtgcgctttcagactctagagagggttagtgagagtgagagcagcgtagtttctgtaggggaaagtctggatgccttaggcggagttagtaatcccccaactccggcattagagccctcacaggggggagaatgggtgacgactcggcggcataatcgcaaagccaaagctaacgctaaggctcgcccacaggagcaccactcctctccacttcacgtgtccaacaggtttgctctcctcagtgaagcacccgctgagaaacctgaaagagctctggttataggtgactctatcttgcggcacgtgaaattagctaggcctttaggggcagcagcagctttagttaggtgtataccgggagccagggcgccggacatagcaggtaatcttaggatcttaggcaagcacaggttctcaaagatagttattcatgtaggagctaatgatttacgccttcgtcagtctgaagttactaagagtaacttggtagaggtgtataaattagcgaaggcgatgtccgatgctgtagtatgctctggccccatcccaatgcggcgtggcgatgtagcttacagcaggttatgttcgctgaactgctggatgtccaggtggtgctccgaaaacaatgtaggctttatagataattggactaactttgagggcaaggctggcctgttagggcgggacggtatccatcccactcgggaaggtgctggtctcatttcttgcagcatagcacatagtctcagaacaggcttAGTtaatctcttacgtctaaagcgcttattgttaatgaaaccattactgattgggagtttgatgtactgtgtttaa